One window of Chryseobacterium indologenes genomic DNA carries:
- a CDS encoding ABC transporter ATP-binding protein gives MEKILSVKNLTKKFKRVVVNNISFDVEKGNVYGLLGPNGSGKSTTFGMLLSTINPTSGDWFWFGKKGTDPETLKRIGAIIEQPNFYPYLSAETNLKIVAEIKNAPYSRIDEVLKTVNLFERRKDTFKTFSLGMKQRLAIASAMLNNPEVMILDEPTNGLDPEGIIQIREIISDIAKQGITIIIASHLLDEIEKICSHVIVLKEGNSIYCGRVDEMTSNNGYFELKADNNTLLFNTLNELPWFSFVNQDRDYIKAQIRDDASISASALNQKLAEKGIFLSHLAKKKLSLESQFLELVKNTN, from the coding sequence ATGGAAAAGATTTTATCAGTAAAAAATTTAACGAAAAAATTCAAAAGAGTTGTGGTCAACAATATCTCTTTTGACGTTGAAAAAGGAAATGTTTATGGGCTTCTGGGTCCGAATGGAAGCGGAAAATCCACTACTTTCGGGATGCTGCTTTCAACCATCAATCCTACCAGCGGAGACTGGTTCTGGTTTGGTAAAAAAGGAACTGATCCGGAAACTTTAAAAAGGATCGGAGCGATTATCGAACAGCCCAACTTTTACCCTTATTTAAGTGCAGAAACCAACCTTAAAATTGTAGCAGAAATTAAAAATGCTCCTTATTCAAGGATTGATGAAGTCTTGAAAACCGTAAACCTGTTTGAAAGGAGAAAAGATACGTTCAAAACCTTTTCTCTGGGAATGAAACAGCGTCTTGCTATTGCTTCAGCGATGCTGAACAACCCTGAAGTGATGATCTTAGATGAACCAACCAACGGACTGGATCCGGAAGGAATTATTCAGATCAGGGAAATTATTAGTGATATTGCCAAACAGGGAATCACGATCATTATTGCCAGCCACCTTTTGGATGAAATTGAGAAAATCTGCAGCCATGTAATTGTATTGAAAGAAGGAAACTCCATCTACTGCGGAAGAGTAGACGAAATGACTTCCAACAACGGATATTTTGAATTGAAAGCAGATAATAATACACTTCTTTTCAACACGTTGAATGAGCTACCATGGTTTAGTTTCGTCAATCAGGACAGAGACTATATTAAAGCTCAGATCCGTGATGATGCATCAATTTCTGCTTCGGCACTGAATCAGAAACTGGCTGAGAAAGGGATTTTCTTATCTCATTTGGCCAAGAAAAAACTATCTCTTGAATCTCAATTCCTTGAACTTGTAAAAAACACCAATTAG